The segment CCACAGAGATGGTATCTCGCCACATTTCTATGGTCAGCACATACAGGGGGAGGGAAagtgtgtgaaaatgaacaTTTGATATTTACCCAGTGACTTCCCTATCTGGAGCCACTGACAGATCCTGTtgccaacatacacacacacacacacacacacacacacacacacacacatttacacattgtGTGAGGTCCTGCCACCTGCTTACACCGggccatgtaaaaaaaaaaaaaaaaaaactcacagggaaaaacaaacttttccaGGTTAATGAATGGGCCTTTTTCTTGTACTTATTCATTTAGTTTTATGTGTTTGCTCTACATATCTCTATGTATAtgctgtgtgtatgcatgcatgtatagTGCGGGTGTGATGGTGACTCATAAAATATTCACCTGTTCTCCTACATAATGCAATGATGTTCCTGCACACAGAACTCATCGCCTACAGACAAGCAGAGTTTGTCACTTGTGACCACTGTCAGTTTTCCTTCCCTTTACATTGGCTTTAAGTGATGCATAACTACTTTCATCTTCCACTTATTGCAGGTGTTGAgtcattttgtttgaaaaggACTCACCACACATCCCACCAACAGCTGTAATGTACATCTGACAATGGGAGTAAATAATGGacttgtgttttctcatttcccagtcatattaatacatCATAAAATAGCCTACAacttctcttcctttttcctaaatataaacatataagtAGAGAACCGAAACAGAAAATTGGTCTCCCAGAAACAGGTGTCACGTATTCAAGTCTGTCATCCAAGTAACACTCGTGACTATGCAGTCAAGCAAACATTGGTCAATATAGCTTTTATTTCAGCAAATCatacatacactgtaaaaaatgcaTCTGTATCATAACCTTTAAACACTATCAGAGCTGTGATGACAGTGTGTTATTGGTTGAGAGTGGCTACAGTGTCTGAGGTCATCAAAAATGATTTGCAAGTCATCACACTCATGAAACAGCACACTttaagactgaaatatctccagTTCGTAAAGTGGAGTGAAATTCCATGTTAAAAGGGATGAGGgagagcaaaaaaacaaaacaaaacaaaaaaaactattggACAGTTAGATGGCACTTTTCAGGTCTTAACATGGAATTTCAAGAGATGTTTGATTCAAAATGAAGCCCAACAGCAGATTAATAATTCAAAATTAACATAGGGAGTACAGCTGGTCCCAGAGCTGCATAAACAGTCACAGGACTCACCCAGAATACACAAATCTGGGATCAGATTTCAACTGCAACAGATATACACTATAAGTAGTTAGAGCAGATCAGGTACAAATTAAGCTTCTGAAACAAAATATAAGTAAACACTGAAAGATGATAATCTTTTCTCATATAAAGCTGTCTAAACCAAAGCTTTCTCTAGCCAGTGTactaatatataaaacattttcaaatccaGCAGAGTctaagtgttttgttttttttatatgccTTAACTATCTCTGTGCTTCTCTACATTCTAGCTATCCTATGTAACAAATCAAATATCTGAAATATGGCCTATGTAACATCATCGTAAGAGAGACCCAAAACACAAGCCATACCGAAACCAAATAGTATCTGAGCTTGACAGCAAAGCCACTCATATTCAGTGTAATGACGAGCTTAAGTCAGGTTTAGTCCAGTAAGCATGCTTCTCCCACTATTACCACCATCTGTCATCACCAGTAAAAGGCACACCTTCACCTTTATCCCCCTACCAGACGTTTGCATGGCTCTGCGGTTTTATTACTGTGCAAGAGATTTGTTCCGTTATACCGTGTGCTCAAATAAGCCCAAGACTCAAATCTGAAAATTTACATCAATGCCACGTTTTTCTTCTGAACTGTGATGAGGTTGTCTGACGTATTAAAGAtgagtaaacattttttttttttatcccacaGGTTTGTGGCTTGAGCTGTTCATAGCTATGTAAGTGTAGTTTCATCTGTACACGCTTGAGGGAATTTTTCAACCTCATGCTCTGTTATATTTTGAGTTCCACAAAGGTTTAGCCTCTGGTTCTACAGAGTGAAACAACATCACGCAGTGTTAGACATGCTACAACAAATCTGTTTCATCTCCTGTATTCATCCAACAATGGATTAGAAAAATAGATAATCATTTTTTCGCCCCAACAccactggctttttttttctctccaagcAGTAATTTGTCTTTCCTTGTTGCTGAGCCTTTTAGATGATTTGACTTGATTTGTGTCTCAGTGAAAAACAGCTAGCATGTCGGTTTTGATTGTTATCCAACTCACACTGTGTTTTAGCCTTAATTCTCCTAATGAAGCATGTCTAACTCTTATCTTGTTTTTCCacacagttacagttacagttacaaaTCAAGATCAAAAGAAACCTAAAGAGTGCAATATTCTCTTATCTACATCATCAACATCCCACCTATACACAGGAACATTTGATAAGGAGTaaaagggtggggggggggggggggggtgggagggggaaGAGGGAGAAATCTCTTAAACATTGCGCCTCAGGCATCAGCACAATCAGGCATCAGAGTGCTGCAGAAGGACAGGACACACTAGAAGACATGGACTGTCCAATGAAGGGAGAGGTCTTTGCACATGTGGCCAAATCCAAAGCACTGGATTGGTTGTCGATTAGTCCTTGTCATATTCTCTGGTTGGCTGACATACAAGTGAACAAGAGCCATTAACCAATCATATTTTATACTTAGACAGGAAGAGAAATCAAAAACGTTTGCCAggaatattgtttttgtttttttttttttgttgttttttttttttttttttacttatgaACAAACAATACACAGAGAGTAGTCCATAGGCTGTTAGTACGAGTAAGTATCTGCCTGGGGAGTCACCTAGAAACGTGCAGTTTGACCAAACAaacagttttctctttttttgttttcttttttaaaattacgACAGATATTCATCGTTGTCGTCATCGTCGTCCTCATCCTCGTCGTCCTCGTCGTCCATTCCAGCCTGGTCGTTGAGGACAAAGGAGTCTTCATCGTCATCAGTGAACATCGAGTCTCCGCTGCCGAGGTCTCCAGAAGACTCCAAAATCACGCCTAGAAACAGAGAATAAtccaaaacaaacttttaaaggaatagtttggtCTTTTTGGGAAATATTATTTGCGTTCTTGCCAAGAATTAGATGAAAACTTCGACCACTTTTATGTATGTGCAGTAAGTGATAGATTTCATggaatataataaatataaaaaaagaaaatcttgccTTGACACTAATATCTATGAATGATTGTGTCTCTTTGTTGTCTTAAACAAGCACAGAAACCTGACACTCCTCTGAGTTTTGCCTACCACAGTCTGCAGGACCATGGGTGCGTGAGCCAGCCACCTCGTTGCCATAGCGATCCACACACCAGCACTGGCCGCTGCTGCTGTGACACTGGTGGGACCTGTAGTAACCTTCCTCATCACAGGATGGCAGGTACTGGCCTATATATACAagccaaaacacacagatgaacaCAATAAGTCAcagtttgtgtatgtgagtgtgtgcgtgtgtgtgtgtgtgtgtgtgtgtgtgtgtgtgtgtgcgtgtgtgtgtgtgtgtgtgcgtgtgtgtgtgtctctcaccaAGCAGCTTCTTTCCCGCTTGCTTTTTGTTGATACTGGACAGCTCTGCTTTACAAGGGGAATCTGAAAAGGAGCGACAGGGGACTCTGGTAACAAACTGCAGAAGTCTGCTTTTCTGGGaatatgtctgtttgtgtgaacTTTTCCTCCTTTGTGTACTTTTTGCTTTGGTCATGATGTTTGTTATCCAGCTGTCTCTACTTTTATAAGAGCAGCTCCAGTGACTCATCAGTAAATACTGTATCTTAATGACCAAAAAATGAATTTTCATCCTTGGTCTCATACAACGGATGCAATTCAATGTATTGTACTGAACtgtattgtgttgcattttagtACAGCACAGTTTATACAGTGCAGTGTTCTGCACATGTCAAGGAACAATATGTTATTCTGACTGGCTAGAAAGCTTCCATTATTTCTATGTCTGTAGAGGTTAATTTGTAATTTAAAGAAGAAATTCTGATTCAATGTAACTTGGGTTTCATTTTGGTCATTCTTATGTAACATTGTACTAAGTTTGAAGAGGCAACAGACATGAGCAGTtaaggggatgtatcatgcacatttccaggtttatatttataatctcgtatatctttgcattatttacagttgaaaaaaaaaacaaactccttaCTTATCTTATACTTATCCTTTAttcacctcaaattttggacctttgaccatgtttaacatctgacatcataacagtataaaaataacagaaaatcacacaaactATGTTGTGTCCCCTTtaacaagccaacagtttagccagattatctaGACCAGTTTATTTGGAGATAAAACCTGAAAATGCACCCAAAATGTTGGTCATAATCCTTAATTTCCAGGAAAACTAAGCATGTGCACAACTATGAAaagtaggtcaaagttgaaccaggaatAGACCCTTttcatagcagacattttgagttgtcaaagcagaaaaagcacaggtgtaaataataacagtaaGGATGGTTCCATCCCATTAtttgtcccagtaagccatgtcagtgagtgagcatgcacaataccagagcACTGAAACTGGCTCACCTAAATGGGATAGAagcatcattaatgttattaattccacttgtgtttttcctgctttagagtcaaaatgtctgctgtgaaaagggtaAAACCTGTCTGATCGCCCGACTTATTGTATTTCCTGCCCCGTATGTGAACTCATTATTATGTAAGAATGATagtcaaaactacaaaaaaagacCAATTCGTTGTATGAAATTTGAATTTTCCTTTCAATGTCACCATATATACCACAAGATTTAGACTAAAGCTGAATAGtgtctgcatttgtgtgtgagagcataCAAACACCGTACCTGTGTACCTCTGGAAACATGTGCACCACTCCGAGCTGGTTATAACTTTGTCGGCATGCGTATCACAGGATTTGAAGAACGCATCAGAGCACGGCTCGTTCCTGTCCACATAGAGGCTCTTGATCTCCGACTGGTCGAGCTGGAGGTCAAAGTTTGTGTCCAGGCGAGAGAACATCCATCCCAGAGGATCCTTACATATAGGCGACGCTCCAACTtcaaactctggggaagaaagtgaaagaggagagatgaTAGATGGTACTATGACATGTAGCCAGGTGTCTCAGTGTAACAGTGATTGTGGTGATGTATGACAAATGTTGTGCACATTCTTAATGCCACGACTCACTGTTCTTCTCTGGCTTCTGGATCTTGACTCTCTTATGGTTGCCATTCTCGTGCAGCGCTCTGAACCAGTCTCTCAGACGGCTCACTACCTCCTTCAGGTCTGACTCGCTGCACACTGGGGAACAATAACACTAATGATTAATGATGTGTTGCTTTATTGTCCAACTCCCGGGAGAATGGCTTCAGATTATCAATGAGGAGTCTGGACATGGGCTAGTATACCATTATGATAATTCATTATCATAGAGAATTTACTGAATCTGTTGATATGTATCTTTGCTTGCAGTGTgcagtcgtgtgtgtgtgtgtgtgtgtgtgtgtgtgcggggtTGTGTACCTTTCTTCTCTGCAGAGCTCTCTTCAGACTGAGAGGGGCAGGGACACATGCCAGGACACTTCACAGCGATCTTCTTTCCTGTGATGCATGCCTGGTAGTCTAACTTACACtgagcaagacagacagagacagaggggatgagacagaagaggaaatgaaatCAATTTGGAGATGTGTGTCCCATCAtaaggaaatggaaaaaaatgtcactCCTCTCCTGAGAAGTTTCTATCATGAGTGAGAGATGAAGTGAGCATGTGTGGTTACCTTGGTGGAGTAGGTGTGGCCGTCAGTTCCACAAACAGGAGAGGGGTGAACCACAGGGCAGGGTTTGCATTTTGACCCTGGACTCTGGTACAAATTGGCATCTTTAAAACTAGAGATttgaaacatgaacacactaaACATCTTACTGATGTATCATCTGACACTCATCACAACGTTTCTCCTCCCTGCTTCATTCAAAATTAATGTTTTCTAAGCATTTTGCATCTGCGATGTAATGTCTTGTTCTTACAGCAATTTCAGAAATGAGACAAGGATTTAGGATTTATGTGCgattattttctgatttgatAGCGCTGCGTTGTGGTAATTGTGTTGCTGCTAAGAATGGGAAATGAGGTCAGTATGGCGTTACTGTCCTCTGTCCAGTCTGCAGTGTcccagacagaaacacacatacacacacacacacacacatacaaagccCATTCATATCACTTGGCAGGACTTTGCGTCCGTTGTAAAGCGGTGCCAGTGCTGGGGTAATTGGACTAAACAGTAATGTCACACAACAGTCATAAGAGAGCTGAGCAACCAGTAGAAaagctggaaaaacagaaaaacagcctCCCCTCTGGTGTTGTTCTTTATCATGCTGAATGAATAAGTGAACGGGAAAAAAGGCagggaagagagaagagacggAAAGTAATAAAGAGATTTGATTTGCTCCTAATCCACTGTCATTCGTGTTTCATTTGTGGCTTTCTCGTGGAAATATCTGAATGTAAACTTGAGGGCTGGCGTTGAAACACGGGCCTGTTTGAAAGAGCgtatgtgcatgtgcgtgtgttcCTCACCTAACTCTCCTCTGGCTGACACAAGTGGCAGTCTGATAATCCTCAGCCACGCACACCTTGTGGCGACTGCATTTGATCTTCTGACAAGGGTCTTTGGCAGGATCAaggactgaaaacacacagaaaagagaaacagaatgaGAACTCTTTCAAGTGTGTACATgagtactctgtgtgtgtgtgtgtgtgtgtgtgtgtgtgtgtgaccaaaACGCAGCCTCTCCATTTAAAGAGCTTCACAGAAAGACTAAGCCCATGAGcgtaaacacagagagaaaaatcttCCGAGGttactttttccttttgttctttCAAGACCCAGATCAATGATTCCAGGTTAAAGCATGTACttcctttcatttttacagATCCAAACTACGTGGATTGAGTGGTTGATTGTGTGTTTAATTGAATCATTGTGTCTCTATTTACAGTATACTGGTAACGTCTCTCTCACTAAACTCAAAGCCATAATACTGTTAAGTATCCTCACAGCTAAAAACAGATGGAACTAGTTGCAGAGGCCACTTCTGACCTTACATCAGCCTGCACTGAGTGTCGCTCTCATGTGTGCACTCTCGGAGATCCTCGAACTGATCTGGTATCAGATCTCACAGCTGAGCGTCATGTCTGGCTTTTAAGGTGAGAGCCGATTTTAGATCTGACTCTTAGGCTGAGGGTGCGATCTTTGTTAGGCACAACAGGCTAGCTGTGTCTGACCGCCCGTCAGCCTTCAGCGTGGCATCTATGCACAGGATTTAAGCCTCTCAGCTGATCTCAGAACAGTTTGTGAATGACCTCTGCTCTAAAGAACCTTACTGTAATCCCTGAGCTGAGCAGATTATCCTCCCTCTATCCTCCAACGCACTATCTAATGCTATTGTTTCcctgacgtgtgtgtgtgtgtgtgtgtgtgtgtgagtttgtttgAGGATACAGTGAtaagtgagagtgtgtgtgcctggATGTGTGTATGAGCTTATCACTGTCTGTAATACAATGAGGAAACGAAGATGAttgaggaatttaaaaaaaatcactctgtTTTCGATGTTATCTACATAAATCAGCTGGTCGGTGTAGTGAAAAGAATTGGGGATAGCTatgaaagaacacacacactgataagtCTGTCAGATGAAagatttcagaaaaaaaaatgtccactATGGTGGTTCCTCGAGAGCAGCTCCCATGGCTTCCTATCAGAGCTTTACTAGCCAGATAGCATAACTAAGGATAAGACATGAGATGTTAACTGCAGATAAACtttgatattattattgtttataaaAACATCTTGTACAGTCTCTAAATTCCAGGGAAGAGACAAAATTTAAGTGAGACGCAGGATAGTTTAGGGTTAAGTTCTTTGTCCCATTCATTTGTCAGTCTGTTAGGTATCAAGATATTTCTAAAACGACTTAACATATTTCAATGATATTTGGTGCAAAATTAGTTTGTGTACAAAGGAACACATTTCTTTTTGGAGAGGACAGTATGACCATGTGTCCACCTGTAAAGCAGTTTACTTTTTACTCATAACTGTATGTTCCCATAATCGGTCACCAAAGTATTGTGGACATAGCTTATTTGACATAAACTGCCATAACTCTTTATCACATTGTGCAACTGCAACTGAATGTAGAGGTCATGCACATACTGACTATGAGCAGTCTTGAAGAATCTGATGGCATTTTACTCATTagagaaacataaaaatttAAAAGCACAGAACTCAGTGGCCACCATCAGCAATATTGTCTAtcgctgtgtgtttttttaatggagacacagatgcacatggatattctaaatattttctgttattagAATAACTAATTTAAGGATGTGTGTGGCTTTGGAGGAGGTACAGTGATTTccagttcttttgtttttatctccacACA is part of the Thunnus albacares chromosome 3, fThuAlb1.1, whole genome shotgun sequence genome and harbors:
- the spock3 gene encoding testican-3 isoform X1, which encodes MLSVALLCVCAVAFGHVSARSDSGNFLDDKWLAGRWDKFRDEVEEPRTWTPSKPFDQVLDPAKDPCQKIKCSRHKVCVAEDYQTATCVSQRRVSFKDANLYQSPGSKCKPCPVVHPSPVCGTDGHTYSTKCKLDYQACITGKKIAVKCPGMCPCPSQSEESSAEKKVCSESDLKEVVSRLRDWFRALHENGNHKRVKIQKPEKNKFEVGASPICKDPLGWMFSRLDTNFDLQLDQSEIKSLYVDRNEPCSDAFFKSCDTHADKVITSSEWCTCFQRYTDSPCKAELSSINKKQAGKKLLGQYLPSCDEEGYYRSHQCHSSSGQCWCVDRYGNEVAGSRTHGPADCGVILESSGDLGSGDSMFTDDDEDSFVLNDQAGMDDEDDEDEDDDDDNDEYLS
- the spock3 gene encoding testican-3 isoform X2, producing MLSVALLCVCAVAFGHVSARSDSGNFLDDKWLAGRWDKFRDEPRTWTPSKPFDQVLDPAKDPCQKIKCSRHKVCVAEDYQTATCVSQRRVSFKDANLYQSPGSKCKPCPVVHPSPVCGTDGHTYSTKCKLDYQACITGKKIAVKCPGMCPCPSQSEESSAEKKVCSESDLKEVVSRLRDWFRALHENGNHKRVKIQKPEKNKFEVGASPICKDPLGWMFSRLDTNFDLQLDQSEIKSLYVDRNEPCSDAFFKSCDTHADKVITSSEWCTCFQRYTDSPCKAELSSINKKQAGKKLLGQYLPSCDEEGYYRSHQCHSSSGQCWCVDRYGNEVAGSRTHGPADCGVILESSGDLGSGDSMFTDDDEDSFVLNDQAGMDDEDDEDEDDDDDNDEYLS